Proteins from a genomic interval of Ptychodera flava strain L36383 chromosome 7, AS_Pfla_20210202, whole genome shotgun sequence:
- the LOC139136454 gene encoding zinc finger protein 862-like, whose product MNVNFVSILGDGSTDVAVIEQEVVFLRYVSPVDGMPVCREIDIVSLETANAQGIMNAIEAGLSQVDLSLDMLRPDNDEVKPSLIMANFDGASVNFGEKNGVVKRMKDIFPTLISLQCIAHKLELAALDANKVTLSGLSSFEETFKGIFSFYHYSPKRRRELQAISDMLEQNLCHLSGVRQVRWLSSKERAVKAVSHNYQAIVTHLENTATDAKATADAGSKAKGYHKAITAIKFVRLLHFMLDYLPLLAQLSRAFQEEKLLIMEIPDALEQTLLALNALKLYPGKNTREFLDKFDIQKMFAEVKLHSSQEGMLMTWQQILLIALSTAQLLT is encoded by the coding sequence ATGAATGTTAATTTTGTCAGTATATTGGGTGATGGTTCGACTGATGTAGCGGTTATCGAGCAGGAAGTTGTATTTCTGAGATACGTCAGTCCTGTTGACGGTATGCCCGTATGCAGAGAAATAGACATTGTGTCGCTTGAAACTGCCAATGCTCAAGGTATTATGAATGCCATAGAAGCAGGACTTTCACAGGTTGATTTAAGCCTTGATATGTTACGACCAGATAATGATGAAGTCAAACCAAGTTTGATAATGGCCAATTTCGATGGAGCATCAgtcaattttggtgaaaaaaatggAGTGGTGAAACGAATGAAGGACATCTTCCCAACACTAATATCTCTGCAGTGTATTGCACACAAGTTGGAGCTTGCAGCACTGGATGCTAATAAAGTAACACTGAGCGGCCTCAGCAGTTTTGAGGAGACTTTCAAGGGAATATTTTCATTCTACCACTATTCTCCAAAGAGGAGAAGAGAATTGCAGGCAATATCTGACATGCTAGAGCAAAACCTGTGTCATCTAAGTGGAGTAAGGCAGGTACGATGGCTGTCCAGCAAAGAAAGAGCTGTGAAGGCTGTTAGCCATAACTATCAAGCTATAGTAACTCACCTTGAAAACACAGCTACTGATGCCAAGGCAACTGCTGATGCTGGAAGCAAAGCTAAAGGATATCACAAAGCTATCACTGCCATCAAATTTGTCAGACTTCTCCACTTCATGCTGGATTACCTACCTTTGCTAGCACAATTATCCAGGGCATTTCAGGAGGAGAAATTACTCATTATGGAAATTCCAGATGCACTGGAACAGACATTGCTGGCCCTAAATGCTTTAAAGTTGTATCCAGGAAAGAATACTCGTGAGTTCCTTGACAAATTTGACATACAGAAGATGTTTGCAGAGGTCAAACTGCACAGTAGCCAGGAAGGAATGCTGATGACTTGGCAACAAATTTTACTGATTGCATTGTCGACAGCACAATTACTTACCTGA